A window of Ipomoea triloba cultivar NCNSP0323 chromosome 2, ASM357664v1 contains these coding sequences:
- the LOC116010514 gene encoding zinc finger protein SHOOT GRAVITROPISM 5-like isoform X1, with translation MLANNTPSSSSEPFATLDNGSNNSKRKRRPAGTPDPDAEVVSLSPKTLLESDRYVCEICNQGFQRDQNLQMHRRRHKVPWKLLKRETPVVRKRVFVCPEPTCLHHDPCHALGDLVGIKKHFRRKHSNQKQWVCGKCSKGYAVQSDYKAHLKTCGTRGHSCDCGRVFSRVESFIEHQDACSMGRLRSESQSHHLQPAGACLSRTASSPSPSSDTNLSAAAAPWPLLMSKPATFMDATPKPHNLELQLLTTTSASSSRFDVSVTSKTDEDQSTQLQLSIGSSSDFDAREQLRLAMAEKAYAEEARQQAKRQIELAEQELANAKRIRQQAQEDLDKAQAMREHAIKQINSTLAQITCHACKNKFEAPRADHYNTSSMEFSYISSSSMALTEGHGQK, from the exons ATGTTAGCCAACAACactccttcttcttcctccgaACCCTTTGCCACTTTGGATAACGGCAGCAACAACAGCAAGCGGAAGCGCCGCCCAGCCGGAACTCcag ATCCGGATGCGGAGGTGGTGTCGCTGTCTCCGAAAACGTTGCTGGAGTCTGATCGGTATGTATGCGAGATCTGCAACCAAGGGTTCCAGAGGGATCAGAACCTGCAGATGCACCGGCGGCGGCACAAGGTGCCGTGGAAGTTGCTGAAGAGGGAGACGCCGGTGGTGCGGAAGCGAGTTTTCGTGTGCCCGGAGCCGACGTGTCTCCACCACGACCCCTGCCACGCACTGGGTGATCTGGTGGGCATCAAGAAGCACTTCAGGAGGAAGCACAGCAACCAGAAGCAGTGGGTGTGCGGTAAGTGTTCAAAGGGCTACGCCGTCCAGTCTGACTACAAGGCACATCTCAAAACCTGCGGCACTCGCGGCCATTCCTGCGACTGCGGCCGCGTTTTTTCCAG GGTGGAGAGCTTCATCGAACATCAAGACGCTTGCAGCATGGGCCGCCTCCGTTCAGAATCCCAATCTCATCATCTTCAGCCGGCGGGGGCCTGCCTTTCCCGGACCGCCTCCAGCCCCAGCCCCTCCAGCGACACCAATCTCAGCGCCGCCGCCGCTCCCTGGCCTCTCTTGATGTCCAAGCCGGCCACTTTCATGGATGCTACTCCCAAGCCCCACAACTTAGAGCTGCAGCTCTTGACAACCACGTCCGCCTCCTCCAGCCGCTTCGACGTTTCTGTCACTTCCAAGACGGACGAGGATCAGTCCACGCAGCTGCAGCTCTCCATTGGCTCCTCCTCGGATTTCGACGCAAGGGAGCAACTGCGGCTGGCCATGGCCGAGAAAGCGTACGCGGAGGAGGCGAGGCAACAAGCCAAGAGACAGATTGAGTTAGCGGAGCAAGAATTGGCAAACGCCAAGAGGATCAGGCAGCAAGCGCAGGAAGATCTAGACAAAGCACAGGCTATGAGAGAACACGCCATTAAGCAAATAAACTCCACCCTCGCTCAAATCACATGCCATGCTTGCAAAAACAAGTTTGAAGCTCCCAGGGCGGACCACTACAACACCTCCTCCATGGAGTTCAGTTATATCTCGTCGTCGTCTATGGCGTTAACGGAAGGACAcggacaaaaataa
- the LOC116010514 gene encoding zinc finger protein SHOOT GRAVITROPISM 5-like isoform X2, whose translation MLANNTPSSSSEPFATLDNGSNNSKRKRRPAGTPDPDAEVVSLSPKTLLESDRYVCEICNQGFQRDQNLQMHRRRHKVPWKLLKRETPVVRKRVFVCPEPTCLHHDPCHALGDLVGIKKHFRRKHSNQKQWVCGKCSKGYAVQSDYKAHLKTCGTRGHSCDCGRVFSRVESFIEHQDACSMGRLRSESQSHHLQPAGACLSRTASSPSPSSDTNLSAAAAPWPLLMSKPATFMDATPKPHNLELQLLTTTSASSSRFDVSVTSKTDEDQSTQLQLSIGSSSDFDAREQLRLAMAEKAYAEEARQQAKRQIELAEQELANAKRIRQQAQEDLDKAQAMREHAIKQINSTLAQITCHACKNKFEAPRADHYNTSSMEFSYISSSSMALTEGHGQK comes from the exons ATGTTAGCCAACAACactccttcttcttcctccgaACCCTTTGCCACTTTGGATAACGGCAGCAACAACAGCAAGCGGAAGCGCCGCCCAGCCGGAACTCcag ATCCGGATGCGGAGGTGGTGTCGCTGTCTCCGAAAACGTTGCTGGAGTCTGATCGGTATGTATGCGAGATCTGCAACCAAGGGTTCCAGAGGGATCAGAACCTGCAGATGCACCGGCGGCGGCACAAGGTGCCGTGGAAGTTGCTGAAGAGGGAGACGCCGGTGGTGCGGAAGCGAGTTTTCGTGTGCCCGGAGCCGACGTGTCTCCACCACGACCCCTGCCACGCACTGGGTGATCTGGTGGGCATCAAGAAGCACTTCAGGAGGAAGCACAGCAACCAGAAGCAGTGGGTGTGCGGTAAGTGTTCAAAGGGCTACGCCGTCCAGTCTGACTACAAGGCACATCTCAAAACCTGCGGCACTCGCGGCCATTCCTGCGACTGCGGCCGCGTTTTTTCCAG GGTGGAGAGCTTCATCGAACATCAAGACGCTTGCAGCATGGGCCGCCTCCGTTCAGAATCCCAATCTCATCATCTTCAGCCGGCGGGGGCCTGCCTTTCCCGGACCGCCTCCAGCCCCAGCCCCTCCAGCGACACCAATCTCAGCGCCGCCGCCGCTCCCTGGCCTCTCTTGATGTCCAAGCCGGCCACTTTCATGGATGCTACTCCCAAGCCCCACAACTTAGAGCTGCAGCTCTTGACAACCACGTCCGCCTCCTCCAGCCGCTTCGACGTTTCTGTCACTTCCAAGACGGACGAG GATCAGTCCACGCAGCTGCAGCTCTCCATTGGCTCCTCCTCGGATTTCGACGCAAGGGAGCAACTGCGGCTGGCCATGGCCGAGAAAGCGTACGCGGAGGAGGCGAGGCAACAAGCCAAGAGACAGATTGAGTTAGCGGAGCAAGAATTGGCAAACGCCAAGAGGATCAGGCAGCAAGCGCAGGAAGATCTAGACAAAGCACAGGCTATGAGAGAACACGCCATTAAGCAAATAAACTCCACCCTCGCTCAAATCACATGCCATGCTTGCAAAAACAAGTTTGAAGCTCCCAGGGCGGACCACTACAACACCTCCTCCATGGAGTTCAGTTATATCTCGTCGTCGTCTATGGCGTTAACGGAAGGACAcggacaaaaataa
- the LOC116005404 gene encoding uncharacterized protein LOC116005404, which yields MADLSSVDVILEFLRRNKFTRAEAALRSELSNHPDLIGVLQKLALEDKELNPPLDESNGWRTAGESMGMNCHNIGAIDKETSSKSSRDISKELIINEIDCGTGKNGPDCKWKNVAHDGEQSKANESVVTSAKNLSFCNSSKDTAIELYSRKYNPNNSPFVCYQSDSGNLVANSFLGFPVSGKAIPNLNEAHDNGKASEKSGEDGYFSNEITSWSRSTSKTNLETKQEKSHHSDLKEVDQSHKKTGGLSKDAFGDNPWSKSDESTEYSSEPWNDCMVKTVFPFSKTDMLNYDHNIVIGDKKEGKRKLEITDIKTDIKEQGDDDGRASYFGRAQRNEPKDLSGFDFPLASENQKEELPRLPPVRLKSEEKPFNIHWVEKFERDEIDTKIANSDKSYLIGSFLDVPVGQEISHLGKRPMGGSWLSVSQGIAEDTSDLVSGFATIGDGISDSVDYPNEYWDSDEYDDEDDVGYTRQPIEDENWFLAHEIDYPSDNEKGTGHGSIPDPQRSQNREEDEQSFVEEDSYFSGERYIQSKDVDRVRPSDDPTDLSVAEIYRRPDDLIAQYDGQLMDDDELNLIRAEPVWQGFVTKTNDIVMLGDGEVLNEGGRARLDDICMDDDQHGSVRSIGVGINSDVADIGSEVRESLIGGSIDGDIEYFCDNDIGIGGSRLILHDSEKSFSERSTRDKKAAKPSSDKFITGVDRTKSHPDGGFSFPPPRKGQLVQTISDKSLLSKEGNAISADDCLVENDDMLVPWRRKSTDSSPVKSSKCENNATGSANSSPSSFSNYGYPEREHVKKEHDMQVIAREEDLGTSLEDEEAAAVQEQVKQIKAQEEEFETFDLKIVHRKNRTGFEEDKNFHVVLNSVIAGRYHVTEYLGSAAFSKAIQAHDLHTGMDVCVKIIKNNKDFFDQSLDEIKLLKFVNKHDPADKYHILRLYDYFYYREHLLIVCELLKANLYEFHKFNRESGGEVYFTMPRLQSITIQCLEALQFLHSLGLIHCDLKPENILVKSYSRCEVKVIDLGSSCFETDHLCSYVQSRSYRAPEVILGLPYDKKIDIWSLGCILAELCTGNVLFQNDSPATLLARVVGIISPINQEMLAKGKDTYKYFTKNHMLYERNQESNRLEYLIPKKSSLRHRLPMGDQGFIDFLSHLLEINPKKRPSASEALKHPWLSYPYEPISS from the exons atggCAGACTTGAGCTCGGTAGATGTGATACTGGAATTTTTAAGAAGGAATAAGTTTACTAGGGCTGAGGCTGCATTGCGTAGTGAGCTGAGTAACCATCCTGATCTGATTGGAGTTCTTCAGAAGCTTGCCCTCGAGGACAAGGAGTTGAACCCACCTTTGGATGAATCCAATGGGTGGAGGACTGCAGGGGAGAGTATGGGAATGAATTGTCACAATATTGGTGCAATTGATAAGGAGACAAGTTCGAAGAGCAGTCGAGATATCTCGAAGGAGCTTATAATCAATGAGATAGATTGTGGGACTGGGAAAAATGGGCCAGACTGCAAGTGGAAGAATGTTGCTCATGACGGGGAGCAAAGCAAAGCTAATGAATCAGTTGTGACGAGTGCAAAGAACCTCAGTTTCTGTAACAGTTCAAAGGATACTGCGATTGAACTGTACTCGCGAAAATACAATCCTAATAATAGtccttttgtttgttatcagaGTGACAGTGGAAATCTTGTTGCAAACTCCTTTTTGGGTTTTCCGGTTTCTGGAAAGGCAATACCTAATCTGAATGAGGCACATGATAATGGCAAGGCTTCTGAAAAATCTGGGGAAGATGGTTATTTCTCTAATGAGATCACATCATGGTCTAGAAGTACTAGTAAAACAAATCTCGAAACAAAGCAGGAGAAGAGTCATCACAGTGATCTCAAGGAAGTTGATCAGTCGCATAAAAAAACTGGGGGTCTTTCCAAAGATGCATTTGGTGATAATCCATGGTCCAAAAGTGATGAATCTACAGAATACTCATCTGAGCCTTGGAATGACTGCATGGTGAAAACTGTTTTTCCTTTCTCAAAAACTGATATGTTGAATTATGATCATAATATTGTAATTGGTGATAagaaagaagggaaaagaaaacTAGAGATAACTGATATTAAGACAGATATCAAAGAACAAGGGGATGATGATGGAAGAGCTTCATATTTTGGGAGGGCACAACGAAATGAGCCAAAGGATCTCAGTGGCTTTGACTTCCCCCTTGCATCTGAGAACCAAAAGGAAGAGCTACCCAGGTTACCCCCTGTTAGACTCAAATCAGAGGAGAAGCCGTTTAATATCCATTGGGTGGAAAAGTTTGAACGAGATGAAATCGACACAAAAATTGCAAATTCAGATAAATCCTATCTAATAGGGTCATTTTTGGATGTTCCTGTAGGACAAGAAATTAGCCACTTGGGAAAAAGACCCATGGGTGGTAGCTGGCTGTCTGTGAGTCAGGGTATTGCTGAGGACACTTCTGATCTTGTTTCTGGTTTTGCAACTATTGGTGATGGAATTAGTGACTCAGTTGACTATCCAAATGAATATTGGGACTCTGATGaatatgatgatgaggatgatgtaGGCTACACTAGACAACCTATTGAAGATGAGAACTGGTTTTTAGCTCATGAAATTGATTACCCAAGTGATAATGAGAAGGGAACAGGACATGGGAGTATTCCTGACCCTCAAAGAAGTCAAAACAGAGAAGAAGATGAGCAATCTTTTGTAGAGGAAGATTCCTACTTCTCAGGTGAGCGGTATATCCAATCAAAAGATGTTGACCGAGTTAGACCATCAGATGATCCCACAGATCTGTCAGTGGCTGAAATATACAGGAGGCCTGATGACTTGATTGCTCAATACGATGGACAGTTGATGGAtgatgatgaactaaatttgatCCGTGCAGAGCCTGTGTGGCAAGGCTTTGTCACAAAGACAAATGACATTGTCATGCTAGGGGATGGAGAAGTCCTAAATGAAGGTGGGAGGGCTCGCTTAGATGACATATGCATGGATGATGATCAACATGGGTCAGTTAGATCCATTGGTGTGGGAATAAACAGTGATGTTGCTGATATTGGTAGTGAAGTGCGTGAGAGTCTGATCGGAGGGAGTATTGATGGGGACATAGAGTACTTCTGTGATAATGATATTGGTATTGGTGGGTCCAGGCTCATACTGCATGATTCAGAAAAGAGTTTTTCTGAGAGATCAACTAGAGATAAAAAAGCAGCTAAGCCTAGTTCTGATAAGTTTATAACAGGTGTTGACAGAACAAAGAGTCACCCAGATGGGGGATTCTCATTTCCCCCTCCTAGAAAAGGACAGTTGGTTCAGACCATCTCTGATAAATCTTTGTTATCAAAGGAAGGAAATGCTATTTCTGCTgatgattgtttggttgaaaatgATGACATGCTTGTTCCATGGAGGCGCAAAAGTACTGATTCATCACCTGTCAAGAGCTCAAAATGTGAAAATAATGCTACTGGGTCGGCAAACTCTAGCCCTTCTTCTTTTTCAAATTATGGTTATCCTGAACGAGAGCATGTGAAGAAAGAACATGATATGCAAGTAATTGCAAGAGAAGAGGATCTGGGGACATCATTGGAGGACGAAGAAGCAGCTGCAGTGCAGGAGCAAGTGAAGCAGATTAAGGCACAGGAGGAAGAATTTGAAACCTTTGATCTAAAAATTGTGCACAGGAAAAACAG AACTGGGTTTGAGGAGGACAAAAATTTTCATGTTGTTCTAAACTCTGTCATAGCTGGGCGGTATCATGTTACCGAGTACCTAGGATCTGCTGCTTTCAGCAAAGCTATCCAAGCTCACGACCTTCATACTGGCATGGATGTTTGTGTGAAGATTATAAAGAACAACAAAGATTTCTTTGATCAGAGCCTTGATGAGATAAAGCTTCTCAAGTTTGTCAACAAACATGATCCTGCTGATAAGTACCATATACTTCGGTTGTATGATTACTTCTATTATAGA GAACATCTGTTGATTGTATGTGAGCTACTGAAAGCAAATTTGTATGAGTTCCATAAATTTAATAGAGAATCTGGAGGGGAAGTCTACTTTACAATGCCAAGACTGCAG TCAATCACAATTCAGTGTTTGGAGGCACTTCAATTCTTGCATAGCCTTGGGCTTATACACTGTGATTTGAAACCTGAGAATATTTTGGTCAAAAGCTACAGTAGATGTGAAGTGAAGGTCATTGACCTTGGAAGCAGTTGTTTTGAAACAGACCATCTCTGTTCATATGTTCAATCTCGATCATATCGTGCACCTGAAGTGATTTTGGGACTTCCATATGATAAAAAGATTGATATCTGGTCACTCGGATGCATATTGGCAGAACTTTGTACTGGCAAC gtccttttccagaatgatTCTCCCGCAACATTACTTGCTCGAGTGGTTGGTATTATATCTCCAATTAACCAAGAGATGCTGGCCAAAGGAAAAGATACATACAAATATTTCACCAAAAATCACATGCTTTATGAACGGAATCAG GAATCCAACAGACTGGAATACTTAATTCCAAAAAAGTCATCCTTAAGACATCGGTTACCAATGGGGGATCAAGGCTTCATTGACTTTTTGAGTCATTTGTTAGAGATCAATCCAAAGAAGCGTCCCTCTGCTTCAGAGGCTCTAAAGCACCCGTGGCTTTCATATCCTTATGAACCAATCTCATCTTAA
- the LOC116005450 gene encoding uncharacterized protein LOC116005450, producing the protein MGDLSSVGTILEFLKKNKFTRAEAALRSELSNHPDSNAVPHKPTLKDKELNQPFEEANGRKTSGENLRMDHRNNEEVGQNTSSRSAEVSKELTISEIECGTGRSGPDCKWKNHANVGEQSKVHESVGTSEKNFGFNSSKDTAFDLYSRKYNPNIGPVVSHQSDCGNSIMDNFVGFSVYGKTMPNPSEFHDSSKAYENCGEVSSSYNERRTSSPGNTSKTYMEVEWEKNQNSELKEVDQWHKQIGGCSKDAFADNSWNDCLLKTVFPFSKEDVSMSYDHKIVIGDKNEEKRKPEITDIKAAIKEQVDEIGRALYLARAHGSEQRDLSGSGLPLGLENQKEELPRLPPVRLKSEEKLFDIDWVEKFERDANDLSISNTDKGYFIGSFLDVPIGQEINPLGGKKPVGGSLFSVSQGIAGDTSDLISGFATIGGLSDQVDYPTEYWDSDEYDDDDDVGYTRQPIEDETWFLSHEIDYPSDTEKGTGHGSVPDPQRSQNREEDDQSFAEEDSYFSGEQYIKSKAVDEVGPADDPMGLSVTEIYRRADHDGLAAQHDGRLMDEDELNLIRAEPVWQGFVTQTNELVMLGDEKVLNECSRSHIDQICLDDDQHGSVRSIGVGINSDAADIGSEVRESLVGGSIDGDMEYFHDNYVGIGGSRSVLHDSDKTYSQRSNGDKKAGNHSSDKFITCLDRTKSHLDGGFSFPPPRGGQLVQTNSGKSIWSNEVKSAIAEDTDDCLVTNDGMLVPWRQKSSESSPVKSSRYDNNANATGSANSSPSSLPNYGYTERDHVKKEHDTQIIAREKDLGASLEDEEVVAVQEQVKQIKAQEEEFETFDLKIVHRKNRTGFEEDKNFHVVLNSVIAGRYHVTEYLGSAAFSKAIQAHDLHTGMDVCVKIIKNNKDFFDQSLDEIKLLKFVNKHDPADKYHVLRLYDYFYYREHLLIVCELLKANLYEFHKFNRESGGEVYFTMPRLQSITIQCLEALQFLHSLGLIHCDLKPENILVKSYSRCEVKVIDLGSSCFETDHLCSYVQSRSYRAPEVILGLPYDKKIDIWSLGCILAELCTGNVLFQNDSPATLLARVIGIISPIDQKMLAKGKDTYKYFTKNHMLYERNQETNRLEYLIPKKTSLRHRLPVGDQCFIDFLTHLLEINPKKRPSATEALKHPWLSYPYEPISS; encoded by the exons ATGGGGGACTTGAGCTCAGTAGGCACTATtctagaatttttaaaaaagaacaaGTTTACTAGGGCAGAGGCTGCATTGCGTAGTGAGCTGAGTAACCATCCTGATTCAAATGCTGTTCCTCACAAACCTACTCTCAAGGACAAGGAGTTGAACCAACCATTCGAAGAAGCCAATGGGCGGAAAACCTCTGGAGAGAATCTGAGGATGGATCATCGGAATAATGAGGAAGTTGGACAGAATACGAGTTCTAGGAGTGCGGAGGTCTCAAAGGAGCTGACAATCAGTGAGATAGAGTGTGGAACTGGGAGGAGTGGGCCAGATTGCAAGTGGAAGAATCATGCTAATGTAGGGGAACAAAGCAAAGTTCATGAATCAGTTGGGACAAGTGAGAAGAACTTCGGTTTTAACAGTTCAAAGGATACTGCATTTGATTTGTACTCGCGCAAATACAATCCTAATATTGGACCTGTTGTTTCTCATCAGAGTGATTGCGGAAATTCTATTATGGATAACTTTGTGGGCTTTTCAGTGTATGGAAAGACAATGCCTAATCCAAGTGAGTTCCATGATAGCAGTAAGGCTTATGAAAACTGTGGGGAAGTTAGTAGTTCCTATAATGAGAGGAGAACATCATCACCAGGAAATACTAGTAAAACCTATATGGAAGTAGAGTGGgagaaaaatcaaaatagtgAACTGAAGGAAGTTGATCAGTGGCACAAGCAAATTGGGGGTTGTTCCAAAGATGCTTTTGCTGATAACTCATGGAATGACTGCTTGTTGAAAACTGTTTTTCCATTCTCAAAGGAAGATGTATCAATGAGTTATGATCATAAAATTGTAATCGGTGataaaaatgaagagaaaagaAAACCAGAGATTACTGACATTAAGGCAGCTATCAAAGAGCAAGTGGATGAAATTGGAAGAGCTTTGTACCTTGCGAGAGCACATGGAAGTGAGCAAAGGGATCTTTCTGGCTCTGGCCTTCCACTTGGATTAGAGAACCAAAAGGAAGAGCTACCCAGATTACCACCTGTTAGACTCAAATCAGAAGAGAAGCTATTTGATATTGATTGGGTAGAAAAGTTTGAACGAGATGCAAATGACTTAAGTATTTCTAATACTGATAAAGGCTATTTTATAGGGTCATTTCTGGATGTTCCTATAGGACAAGAAATTAACCCTTTAG GTGGAAAAAAGCCTGTGGGAGGTAGTTTGTTCTCTGTGAGTCAGGGAATTGCTGGGGACACTTCTGATCTTATTTCTGGTTTCGCAACTATTGGTGGACTTAGTGACCAAGTTGACTATCCAACTGAATATTGGGACTCTGATGAAtatgacgatgatgatgatgtaggCTACACTAGGCAACCTATTGAAGATGAGACCTGGTTTTTGTCTCATGAAATTGATTACCCAAGTGACACTGAGAAGGGAACAGGACATGGGAGTGTACCTGATCCTCAAAGAAGTCAAAACAGAGAAGAAGATGACCAATCTTTTGCAGAAGAAGATTCTTACTTTTCAGGGGAGCAGTATATCAAGTCAAAAGCTGTTGATGAAGTTGGGCCTGCAGATGATCCCATGGGGTTGTCAGTAACTGAAATATACAGGAGAGCTGATCATGATGGCTTGGCTGCTCAACATGATGGACGCTTAATGGATGAGGatgaattaaatttgattcgtGCAGAGCCAGTGTGGCAGGGCTTTGTCACACAAACAAATGAACTTGTCATGCTAGGGGATGAAAAAGTCCTGAATGAATGTTCAAGGTCTCATATAGATCAGATTTGCTTGGATGATGATCAACATGGGTCAGTTAGATCCATTGGTGTTGGAATTAACAGTGATGCTGCTGATATTGGCAGTGAAGTTCGGGAAAGCCTGGTTGGAGGGAGTATTGACGGGGACATGGAGTACTTCCATGATAATTATGTCGGTATTGGTGGGTCCAGAAGTGTACTGCATGACTCAGACAAGACTTATTCTCAGAGATCAAATGGAGATAAGAAAGCAGGTAATCACAGTTCTGACAAGTTTATAACATGTCTTGACAGGACAAAGAGTCACCTGGATGGGGGATTCTCATTTCCCCCTCCTAGAGGTGGACAGTTGGTCCAGACCAATTCTGGAAAATCTATATGGTCAAATGAGGTAAAATCAGCAATAGCTGAGGATACTGATGACTGTTTGGTAACAAATGATGGCATGCTTGTTCCATGGAGGCAAAAGAGTAGTGAGTCATCACCTGTCAAGAGCTCAAGATATGATAATAATGCAAATGCTACTGGATCTGCAAATTCTAGCCCTTCATCACTTCCAAATTATGGTTATACTGAACGTGACCATGTGAAGAAAGAACATGATACCCAAATAATTGCAAGAGAAAAAGATCTGGGTGCATCATTGGAGGATGAAGAAGTAGTGGCAGTACAGGAACAAGTGAAGCAGATAAAGGCACAGGAGGAAGAATTTGAAACCTTTGATCTCAAAATTGTGCACAGGAAAAACAG AACTGGTTTTGAGGAGGACAAAAATTTTCATGTTGTTCTAAATTCAGTGATAGCTGGGCGCTATCATGTTACCGAGTATCTTGGATCTGCTGCATTCAGCAAAGCCATCCAAGCTCATGACCTTCATACTGGCATGGATGTATGTGTGAAGATTATAAAGAACAACAAAGATTTCTTTGATCAgagccttgatgaaataaagcTCCTCAAGTTTGTCAACAAGCATGATCCTGCTGATAAGTACCATGTGCTTCGGTTGTATGATTACTTCTATTATAGA GAGCATCTGTTGATTGTATGTGAACTACTGAAAGCTAATTTATATGAATTCCATAAATTTAATAGAGAATCTGGAGGGGAAGTTTACTTTACAATGCCAAGACTACAG TCTATTACGATTCAGTGTTTGGAGGCACTCCAATTCCTCCACAGCCTTGGACTTATACATTGTGATTTGAAACCTGAGAATATTTTGGTAAAAAGTTACAGTAGATGTGAAGTGAAGGTTATTGACCTTGGAAGCAGTTGTTTTGAAACAGATCACCTATGTTCATATGTTCAATCTAGATCATACCGTGCACCTGAAGTAATTTTGGGACTTCCATATGATAAAAAGATTGATATTTGGTCACTTGGTTGCATATTGGCAGAACTTTGTACTGGCAAT gTCCTCTTCCAGAATGATTCTCCAGCTACCTTGCTTGCTCGGGTGATTGGTATTATAAGTCCAATTGACCAAAAGATGCTTGCAAAGGGAAAGGATACATACAAATATTTCACCAAGAACCACATGTTGTACGAGCGAAATCAG GAGACTAACAGACTGGAGTACTTGATTCCCAAAAAAACATCCTTGCGGCATCGGTTACCAGTCGGGGATCAATGTTTCATTGACTTTTTGACTCATCTGTTAGAAATAAATCCAAAGAAGCGTCCCTCTGCCACAGAGGCTCTAAAACACCCTTGGCTGTCATATCCTTATGAGCCAATATCATCTTAA